The segment GCTGATGCTGGCGCCGGGAACCGAAACGTAAGTATCGAACTCCAGACCGTACCCGGGATAACGCTTTTTCAACTTCCGGAACAGCTGCTGGATTTCGCGCCGCGCCTCCGACATTTCCATCGCCGGCGGCACCCGCAAATCCAGGAAAAGGTCGGTGCGTTCGGGGGTTCGGCTGGCGCGCCATGGGTGACCGCCGCGGATGCCGCCGACGTTCACGATTCCTTTGTGTCCGCCGTGCGCCGCCATGCTCTGCCAGCGCGGCATCCACTCGCGGACGGCCTCCAGCACATCGCTCATGCGCAGGATCGAATTCTGGTCCTCTTTGCCTTCCGCAAATGCGGTATGGACATAATTGCCGGCCACGGAAATGTTCGCCCACAAGGAGCCAAAGTGTTCCAGAACGATTGCCATGTCGGTGGGTTCCCCCAGGATGCACATGTCGGGCACCACTCCATGATTCACCAGGTAGTGCGTACCGACGCCGTATCCGCGATATTCCTTGCCCGTGAACTCGCCCCACTGCGTCTTCTCGATCTCGCCGACCACCGCCGCCAGAACGACATCACCATCAAGGGTGACGCCGGCGCGCTGCAATGCCCTTACCGCCTGCGTATAGCACACGAGCGCGCCCTTCATGTTGTAAATGCCGAGGCCGTAGATCATCCCGTTCTTCACTACCGCGTTCGGCTTGTACCCGATGCCGGCAAGGAACGGCTCGCGCCCGGTGTTCGAAGTGTCCATGTGGCCGTTGAACATCAGGTTGCGCCCCGCGCCGCCGCCTTCATATCGTGCCACGATATTCGCGCGTCCTTCCTCCACCTCCTGCCGCGTGACCCGCAGTCCCATTTCTTCCCAGCGCCTCTGCATGTAGTTGCTCATGGCGAGCTCGTCACCGGTGGGGCTCGGAATATTGATGACTTCACACGCCATGGACACGATTTCATCCTCGCGCACTTCGGCCACAATGCGCTCGGCAACATCGTGCGGAAGCTTCGAAACTTCAACTCCGGGTTGAGTCATGAAACGCGCCGCGCTCCTATGCTGCTGTGCCCGCGGAAAAGACGCGAAAGTCGTCAGGATAGCTGCACAATTTTTCGCAGCCCGTGTCGGTCACCAGGAAATTATCTTCCAGCCGCAAGCCTCCGCCACCCTCCCAGTAACATCCCGGCTCGATGGCCAGCACCATTCCTTTGCGGATCGTTCCCGCGCCGGCCTGGTGCGCATAGGGCGGCTCGTGCGCGCGCGCTCCGACGCCGTGCGCCACCGGATGCGACGGCTGCCCGGGATACCCTCCGGCGGCAATGCCGGCACGAATGCGGCGATCTAACTCCGCCAGCGACGCGCCCTCGCGCACGTACCCGGCAGCATCGTGAAAGACGCCGAGCAGCATGTCGAGCAGCTTGTTATATTCCGGCGTCAGGCGGTCCGGACAAATATTCTTGGTCAGGTCGTTCCAGTAGCCGTCGGCGCACACCCAGATTTCCACCAACGTCGGCTCATGCTTCTGGATTGGGTTTTCCTTGGTCGCCGTGAAAGTCGCGATGCCTTTTCCAGACCAGACGAGGGTAAACGCGCGCGCCATCTCGACCTTGTTCTTATAGCCGATTCCGACGGCGTGAATACGGCCTTCGATCATGGCGGCGACGTCGCTCTCCTTGTGTTCGCCGGCTTTCATGTGGTCGCGGGCGTATTCCATTCCCAGCGCCGCCAGCTCGTTCGCCAGGCGCATGCGCTCGATTTCCTGCGATGTTTTGATTGCGCGCGCTTCAATCAGCACCGGCATCGCATCGGCGACCTCTCGGCACACCGGGCGAAAGGCGTCGAAATAAGGCTGCGTGTACACCGTCGGCTCACCCACCATGCGGTCCGCGGCCTGAGCGCCGTTCGTCAGCTCAATGCCCACGCGCTGCGTCAATCCGCGCTCGCGCAGCACTTTCAGCGCCAAATCCAGGGCGCGCGCGGTGGGCGGGCGCGGATCGCGCTCGT is part of the Terriglobales bacterium genome and harbors:
- a CDS encoding M20/M25/M40 family metallo-hydrolase, producing the protein MTQPGVEVSKLPHDVAERIVAEVREDEIVSMACEVINIPSPTGDELAMSNYMQRRWEEMGLRVTRQEVEEGRANIVARYEGGGAGRNLMFNGHMDTSNTGREPFLAGIGYKPNAVVKNGMIYGLGIYNMKGALVCYTQAVRALQRAGVTLDGDVVLAAVVGEIEKTQWGEFTGKEYRGYGVGTHYLVNHGVVPDMCILGEPTDMAIVLEHFGSLWANISVAGNYVHTAFAEGKEDQNSILRMSDVLEAVREWMPRWQSMAAHGGHKGIVNVGGIRGGHPWRASRTPERTDLFLDLRVPPAMEMSEARREIQQLFRKLKKRYPGYGLEFDTYVSVPGASISGDHEMVRAIEANHRRVTGDTPKRDVVTWCSDASVMSRYGIPSVNYGPSSGPRDAEGEKVAIRTFVDITRIYALTAAELCGVRPS
- a CDS encoding Xaa-Pro peptidase family protein; the protein is MPYPKDEAKLARVRALMAEHKLDAIVARAPDNVLYLTNYWCMKGYDLVVFPREGDPTLIVIEPQLGDAARMAWTRDIRPFRFYDERDPRPPTARALDLALKVLRERGLTQRVGIELTNGAQAADRMVGEPTVYTQPYFDAFRPVCREVADAMPVLIEARAIKTSQEIERMRLANELAALGMEYARDHMKAGEHKESDVAAMIEGRIHAVGIGYKNKVEMARAFTLVWSGKGIATFTATKENPIQKHEPTLVEIWVCADGYWNDLTKNICPDRLTPEYNKLLDMLLGVFHDAAGYVREGASLAELDRRIRAGIAAGGYPGQPSHPVAHGVGARAHEPPYAHQAGAGTIRKGMVLAIEPGCYWEGGGGLRLEDNFLVTDTGCEKLCSYPDDFRVFSAGTAA